The Phreatobacter oligotrophus genome contains a region encoding:
- a CDS encoding TadE/TadG family type IV pilus assembly protein — MLDRPACRPFSLRRGTILSRRLAGLARTFRLSRAGNVAIMFALALPPLLGVVGSAVDYTYAARAKSKLDSVADIAALTGVKIASTVPTAAVAKTNATASFNANTETFPRVTVNSVNITVSDNGLVRSSSVTYTATVQNAFMGLFGYSTLQIAGSSTASSNLPTYIDFYLLLDNTPSMGIGATPADVQTMVNNTSDQCGLACHDLSNSNGYYQLAKQLKVTMRIDVVRAAAQQLMDTAQATQVVSGQFRAAIYTYGDSCTALGATEITSLTTNLSNAKAKAGNIDLMTIPYQGYNDDQCTDNTASLSAVNKLIATPGDGSTAGAPQKVLMLVADGVSDASLPSTCTRALSSSTRCQEPLNPAICDTIKNRGIRIAVLYTTYLPLTTNWWYNQWIAPFQSTIGTKMQNCASPGLYFEVSPTQGIADAMTALFKKAIATARLTQ; from the coding sequence ATGCTCGATCGCCCCGCCTGCCGACCCTTTTCGCTTCGTCGCGGCACGATCCTGTCCCGCCGCCTGGCTGGCCTTGCCAGGACATTCCGCCTGTCCCGCGCCGGCAATGTCGCGATCATGTTCGCGCTGGCGCTGCCGCCACTCCTCGGCGTGGTGGGCTCGGCGGTGGACTACACCTATGCCGCCCGCGCCAAGTCCAAGCTCGATTCCGTTGCTGATATCGCGGCGCTGACGGGGGTGAAGATCGCTTCGACCGTGCCGACCGCGGCGGTCGCCAAGACCAATGCCACCGCCAGCTTCAATGCGAACACCGAGACCTTCCCGCGGGTGACGGTCAACAGCGTCAACATCACCGTCTCGGACAATGGCCTCGTCCGCTCCTCCAGCGTGACCTACACCGCGACGGTGCAGAACGCGTTCATGGGCCTCTTCGGCTATTCGACGCTGCAGATCGCGGGCAGCTCAACGGCCTCGTCGAACCTGCCGACCTATATCGATTTCTACCTGCTGCTCGACAACACCCCGTCCATGGGCATCGGCGCGACCCCCGCCGATGTCCAGACGATGGTCAACAACACCTCCGACCAGTGCGGCCTCGCCTGCCACGACCTGTCGAACAGCAATGGCTATTATCAGCTGGCCAAGCAGCTGAAGGTGACCATGCGCATCGACGTGGTGCGGGCGGCCGCCCAGCAGCTGATGGACACGGCGCAGGCGACGCAGGTGGTCAGCGGCCAGTTCCGCGCGGCGATCTACACCTATGGCGACAGCTGCACCGCCCTCGGAGCCACCGAGATCACCTCGCTGACGACCAATCTCTCCAATGCCAAGGCCAAGGCCGGCAATATCGACCTGATGACCATTCCCTATCAGGGCTACAATGACGACCAGTGCACCGACAACACGGCGTCCCTTTCCGCCGTGAACAAGCTGATCGCCACGCCGGGCGACGGGTCGACGGCGGGGGCGCCGCAGAAGGTGCTGATGCTGGTCGCAGACGGCGTCAGCGATGCGAGCCTGCCCTCGACCTGCACCCGGGCGCTGTCGAGCAGCACCCGCTGCCAGGAGCCGCTGAACCCTGCGATCTGCGACACGATCAAGAACCGCGGCATCCGTATCGCCGTGCTCTACACCACCTACCTGCCGCTGACGACGAACTGGTGGTACAACCAGTGGATCGCGCCGTTCCAGTCGACCATCGGCACCAAGATGCAAAACTGCGCCTCGCCGGGTCTGTATTTTGAGGTGAGCCCGACCCAGGGCATCGCGGATGCCATGACCGCCCTGTTCAAGAAGGCCATCGCCACGGCGCGCCTCACGCAGTGA